In Marasmius oreades isolate 03SP1 chromosome 3, whole genome shotgun sequence, a single window of DNA contains:
- a CDS encoding uncharacterized protein (MEROPS:MER0209971), translating to MAKLLCEPFVLDPRPAYPLRITAKRYTLEGIVSRGDVQSAQPGLTLILLHATGSHKEVWEVTVQYLLQKANQENLKIDDVFSIESPSHGESAVLNEKELHDLFSDRWPPREYAKAAHIFLTAGTDKGARVDFSRRRLVGIGHSVGASAMFLMKELSPTVNFEFFIAIEPGISLKGNHHTNIASQALTAWTWLRPDVWTSRKSARKALESSMVHSMWDPRVLDLFVEYGLRTHPAAKYDPPFSFNGVTTASTKALEAASFRSDELVVDSLQAYTETTRERAVHIIWGTINDVKSPETRDLLSDESSGRSPASVRFVEDAGHLASCIIDYDNDSHQVPSAQSQVVQQKPEAVADIILDIIQNKPILKL from the exons ATGGCGAAGCTGTTGTGCGAACCCTTCGTTCTCGACCCCCGACCCGCCTACCCACTACGGATTACTGCCAAACGGTACACCCTGGAGGGGATTGTTTCTCGAGGCGATGTTCAATCGGCTCAGCCAGGTCTTACACTCATTTTACTTCACGCTACTGGCTCCCATAAGGAAGTATGGGAAGTGACTGTGCAATATCTACTGCAGAAGGCCAATCAGGAAAATCTCAAAATCGACGACGTATTCTCTATCGAGAGCCCTAGCCACG GAGAATCAGCGGTCCTCAACGAGAAAGAACTACATGACCTATTCTCTGATCGTT GGCCTCCGAGAGAATACGCGAAAGCAGCCCATATATTTCTGACAGCCGGAACTGACAAGGGAGCCAGAGTTGACTTTTCCCGTCGTCGCCTTGTTGGGATAGGCCACAGCGTAGGGGCGTCTGCGAT GTTTTTGATGAAGGAACTATCTCCCACCGTCAATTTCGAGTTCTTCATCGCAATCGAGCCCGGCATCTCTCTCAAAGGAAATCACCATACCAACATTGCTTCCCAAGCGTTGACCGCTTGGACGTGGCTTCGCCCTGACGTGTGGACGAGCAGAAAGTCAGCAAGAAAAGCTCTGGAGTCATCAATGGTTCATTCCATGTGGGACCCTCGTGTCCTTGACCTTTTCGTC GAATACGGACTGAGGACGCACCCAGCTGCCAAGTACGACCCACCATTCTCTTTCAACGGGGTAACAACCGCGTCTACGAAGGCTTTAGAAGCC GCCTCTTTCCGCAGTGATGAACTGGTTGTGGACTCTCTCCAGGCGTATACCGAAACTACTAGAGAGAGGGCGGTCCATATAATATGGGGAACTATCAATGACGTCAA ATCCCCGGAAACAAGAGACCTGCTTTCGGACGAGTCTTCAGGCAGGTCGCCTGCTTCAGTCAGATTTGTTGAAGATGCCGGACATTTGGCAAGTTGCATCATTGACTATGACAACGATTCTCATCAAGTGCCGTCCGCACAATCACAGGTTGTTCAACAAAAGCCGGAAGCAGTTGCTGATATTATCTTGGATATCATTCAGAACAAACCAATTCTCAAACTGTGA